From the Daucus carota subsp. sativus chromosome 8, DH1 v3.0, whole genome shotgun sequence genome, one window contains:
- the LOC108199761 gene encoding lysine-specific demethylase JMJ28 → MAEGADLADNLRCTRTDGKRWRCKRGVLAGKKYCEDHLVQFQEKAQRKKQRVKLEAKVSKSSRNRSRIVEKSKDKGKDVAKEVSKGESSRKRSASEALDETIRNMKLKRGDIQLELIREYLIRKVEKKKEESESGVRNIIKDFPNGRMEIPPPSETPGEFDNVGPYNVKIGTNCKIIQRRHFRSKNVEPVPVCTMQILPSVKEALKFKKGKRRKCHWCRKSSYRILVRCKGCQKESFCEDCIGERSFVKEEVRIACPVCRGTCKCKACSSSKPKDVEHKESMKDTEQIEKLQQLKYLIQMLLPVLKKMNLDHSIELEIEAKIKGARNYEIPQVILGGDNLICCNCNTSIVDYHRSCTRCSYKLCISCCHKFRQGKISGDLKENKIMYPYRKRACTSNDKLPSDRKKNSSVKQDSKSVAASTLSQNWNVYKDGRISCPPKDLGGCGGNISLDLRCLYPFGWDKELEASVKDIISKHDSRNASNFGSCCSLCRKTSNQGNRSKLLLETAKRDDSNENFLYHPNVQDFHVERLGHFQTHWGKGQPVIVQSVIQVSANRNWDPVTMFCTYLGKVLAKKVDSVASTERNYLDCFEVELSESQIFMGSLEGQTNAFMDLEKVKINGCLLPNIFQEYFPEHYAQVMQLMPLKEYMDPMSGLLNLAAKFPENMPKANAGPSVHIAYGEPEESMQGQFVTRLSYDSHDVVNILVHATDILISKKELNRLKRLLKLYADQDHSRSTSKAADQPSVNKVLERTSAFHSEHIKDVTGKSSLRSEITEESILQDRAVKNLNKPDKIAKASTFSKVSSRGDARSTRPNKKSDTSDKDYDLDSDLTIFCSGTTYRIKDLENECLAHNNTEGSSCSKAKPVADSCGAQWDIFRRQDVPQLLEYLRRHCDESIPAFYNPMHVVHPIFDNSFYFDAFQKMRLKKEFNIEPWTFEQKTGEAVIIPAGCPYQFRKLKSSVNVIMEFISPENALECTRLADEIRSLPLEHKARQKFREVEKMTLHGISSAICEVRNLTTVGMASSGKDN, encoded by the exons ATGGCGGAGGGCGCCGATTTAGCGGATAATCTCCGCTGCACGAGGACGGACGGGAAGCGATGGCGGTGTAAGCGCGGCGTGTTGGCCGGGAAAAAGTACTGTGAGGATCACTTGGTTCAGTTCCAGGAGAAAGCTCAGAGGAAGAAGCAGAGAGTCAAATTGGAGGCAAAGGTGTCGAAAAGCTCGCGGAATCGGAGTAGAATTGTGGAGAAATCGAAGGATAAAGGCAAGGATGTGGCGAAAGAGGTGTCGAAAGGGGAGAGCAGTAGGAAGCGATCGGCGAGCGAGGCGCTGGACGAGACGATACGAAACATGAAGTTGAAGAGGGGAGATATCCAGCTGGAATTGATCAGGGAGTATTTGATTCGGAAAGTCGAAAAAAAGAAGGAAGAGAGTGAGAGTGGAGTTCGGAATATAATTAAAGATTTTCCGAATGGACGGATGGAAATTCCTCCTCCATCGGAAACTCCGGGAGAATTCGATAATGTAGGTCCGTATAATGTTAAAATAGGGACAAATTGTAAGATTATCCAACGAAGGCATTTCAGGTCGAAGAATGTGGAGCCGGTTCCTGTTTGTACAATGCAG ATATTACCTAGTGTTAAAGAGgctttgaaatttaaaaaagggAAGAGGAGGAAATGCCATTGGTGTCGGAAGAGTAGTTATCGCATTCTTGTAAGGTGTAAAGGTTGTCAGAAGGAATCGTTTTGTGAAGATTGTATAGGAGAAAG GTCTTTTGTCAAGGAGGAAGTCAGGATTGCTTGTCCAGTTTGTCGCGGAACATGCAAGTGCAAGGCCTGCTCAAGCTCCAAACCTAAAGACGTAGAGCACAAG GAATCAATGAAGGATACAGAACAGATTGAGAAACTCCAACAGCTAAAGTATCTAATACAAATGCTACTTCCTGTACTAAAAAAGATGAACTTGGACCACAGTATCGAGCTTGAAATAGAAGCTAAAATAAAAG GAGCAAGAAACTATGAAATTCCGCAGGTCATATTAGGCGGCGATAACTTAATTTGTTG TAACTGTAATACTTCCATAGTAGATTACCACAGAAGCTGTACAAGGTGTTCATATAAACTATGTATAAGTTGTTGTCATAAGTTTCGTCAAGGAAAGATAAGTGGAGATCtcaaagaaaacaaaatcatGTATCCATACAGGAAGAGAGCCTGTACTTCTAATGACAAGCTACCATCAGATAGGAAGAAAAATAGCTCTGTAAAGCAAGATAGCAAGTCAGTTGCTGCTTCAACATTATCCCAAAACTGGAATGTTTATAAAGATGGTAGAATAAGTTGCCCACCAAAGGATTTAGGTGGCTGTGGTGGTAATATCAGCCTTGATTTAAGATGTCTGTATCCATTTGGATGGGACAAAGAGCTAGAAGCAAGTGTAAAAGACATAATTAGCAAACATGACAGTCGAAATGCTTCAAATTTTGGTTCATGCTGCTCACTTTGCAGGAAGACATCTAATCAAGGTAACAGAAGCAAGCTATTGCTTGAAACAGCTAAGAGAGATGATTCAAATGAAAACTTTCTGTATCACCCAAATGTTCAGGACTTTCATGTTGAAAGGCTTGGACACTTTCAGACTCATTGGGGCAAAGGTCAGCCAGTTATAGTTCAGAGTGTGATTCAAGTTTCTGCAAATAGGAATTGGGATCCAGTTACCATGTTCTGCACTTATCTTGGAAAGGTTCTTGCTAAAAAAGTTGACTCTGTAGCTAGTACGGAGAGAAATTACTTGGATTGCTTCGAG GTAGAACTCAGTGAAAGTCAGATTTTTATGGGCTCTCTTGAGGGCCAAACAAATGCATTTATGGACCTGGAGAAAGTGAAAATCAATGGTTGCCTTCTTCCTAATATATTTCAAGAATATTTCCCGGAACATTATGCTCAGGTCATGCAGTTAATGCCACTGAAAGAGTACATGGACCCGATGTCTGGTCTCTTAAACCTAGCTGCCAAGTTTCCGGAAAACATGCCGAAGGCCAATGCTGGTCCATCTGTACATATTGCATATGGGGAACCTGAGGAATCTATGCAGGGCCAGTTTGTTACAAGACTAAGCTACGACTCCCATGATGTG GTAAATATTCTCGTACATGCAACAGATATTCTGATTTCCAAAAAGGAACTGAATAGACTTAAAAGATTGCTGAAGTTGTATGCTGATCAAGATCATAGCAGATCTACAAGCAAGGCTGCTGATCAGCCATCAGTAAATAAAGTGTTAGAAAGAACTTCAGCATTTCATAGTGAACATATTAAAGATGTGACTGGAAAGTCATCACTGCGTAGTGAAATTACTGAAGAATCAATCCTGCAGGATAGGGCTGTGAAAAACTTGAATAAGCCTGATAAAATCGCTAAGGCATCTACATTCTCTAAAGTGTCAAGTAGAGGTGATGCACGGAGTACCCGACCAAATAAAAAGTCAGACACGAGTGATAAAGACTATGATCTTGACTCTGATTTAACAATATTTTGCTCTGGGACCACTTATAGAATTAAAGACTTGGAAAATGAGTGTTTAGCTCACAATAATACAGAAGGCTCTAGTTGTAGCAAAGCAAAACCGGTGGCTGATTCTTGTGGTGCCCAGTGGGATATTTTCCGCAGGCAAGATGTTCCACAACTTTTAGAGTACCTCAGAAGGCACTGTGATGAGTCTATACCAGCATTCTACAATCCAATGCAT GTGGTACATCCAATTTTCGATAACAGTTTCTACTTTGATGCATTCCAGAAGATGCGGCTAAAGAAAGAATTCA ATATTGAACCTTGGACCTTTGAGCAAAAGACTGGAGAAGCTGTCATTATTCCTGCAGGGTGTCCATATCAATTTAGAAAATTGAAG TCCAGTGTTAATGTAATCATGGAATTTATATCTCCTGAAAATGCCCTCGAGTGCACAAGGTTGGCTGATGAAATCCGTTCATTACCTCTTGAACACAAAGCCAGACAGAAATTCCGAGAG GTGGAAAAAATGACACTTCATGGGATAAGTTCTGCTATTTGTGAAGTTCGGAACCTTACAACTGTGGG CATGGCATCAAGTGGAAAGGATAACTGA
- the LOC108200073 gene encoding uncharacterized protein LOC108200073 codes for MSRFLMIKNIRRVAESICTSQRSLHLEGSTYGAVVTSGLHSSHYRYYSKYISSSSRYSYLAYKPIYGFCKSSCPKNYHVISASNRITHRAQVAWKRLSQGPFCNAQNWTPISRLAQATSLALSRSYLVVPGIFALTCGNVTWAQASANSESFQQSNALYMHAQDSHAFLISLLLSAFEGVVLLLRAIYLTILFSPSIMLAPFADTFGPRYRKVWLQVVHRTLEKAGPAFIKWGQWAATRPDLFPKDLCTELSKLHTKAPEHSFAYTKKTIEKAFGRKLSEIFENFEEAPVASGSIAQIHRASLRYRYRGRVNKPIVVAVKVRHPGVGNSIRRDFQIINLVAKTSTFIPALKWLRLDESVQQFAVFMMSQVDLAREAAQLSRFNYNFRRWKDVSFPKPVYPLVHPAVLVETFEPGDSVAYYVDELDGHERLKRSLAHIGTHALLKMLLVDNFIHADMHPGNILVRVARSKSSRKRLFKSKPHVIFLDVGMTAELSGSDRVNLVDFFKAVARRDGRTAAECTLRLSKQQNCPKPEAFIKEVTESFDFWGTPEGDVVHPAECMEQLLEKVRRHKVNIDGNVCTVMVTFLVLEGWQRKLDPDYDVMHTLQTLLLKADWAKSLTYTIEGLMAP; via the exons ATGTCAag ATTCCttatgataaaaaatattagaagagTTGCAGAATCCATTTGCACTAGTCAAAGGAGTCTTCATTTGGAGGGAAGTACATATGGAGCAGTTGTTACATCTGGGCTACACTCCTCTCACTACAGATATTACTCAAAGTACATTTCCTCTAGTAGCAGATACTCATATTTGGCATACAAGCCGATATATGGATTTTGCAAAAGTAGTTGTCCCAAGAATTATCATGTAATATCAGCAAGTAACAGAATTACACACCGTGCCCAGGTTGCTTGGAAGAGGCTTTCGCAGGGACCATTTTGCAATGCACAAAATTGGACCCCTATTAGTAGACTTGCTCAAGCAACTAGCTTGGCTTTGAGTCGTTCATATCTGGTTGTTCCTGGTATTTTCGCCCTGACATGTGGGAATGTTACATGGGCTCAAGCATCGGCAAACTCTGAGAGCTTTCAGCAAAGTAATGCGCTTTATATGCATGCTCAAGATAGTCATGCTTTCTTGATCTCATTACTCCTTTCAGCATTTGAAGGTGTCGTCTTGTTGCTGAGAGCTATTTACTTGACGATTTTGTTCTCACCCAGCATAATGTTGGCTCCATTTGCGGATACTTTTGGACCGAGATATAGGAAAGTATGGCTTCAGGTGGTTCATCGTACTCTGGAAAAAGCAGGGCCAGCTTTTATAAAGTGGGGACAGTGGGCAGCTACTCGGCCTGATCTCTTCCCTAAAGATCTTTGTACCGAACTTTCGAAGCTTCACACAAAAGCTCCTGAACATAGTTTTGCCTACACTAAAAAGACCATTGAGAAAGCTTTTGGCCGTAAgctttctgaaatttttgaaaattttgaggaGGCACCTGTAGCGTCTGGAAGTATTGCCCAAATACATCGAGCATCTTTGAGGTATCGGTACCGCGGGCGTGTGAACAAACCTATTGTTGTTGCAGTTAAAGTTAGACATCCTGGAGTTGGTAATTCAATTAGAAGAGACTTTCAGATAATCAATCTAGTAGCAAAAACTTCAACTTTCATTCCTGCATTAAAATGGTTAAGATTGGACGAAAGTGTGCAGCAGTTTGCGGTTTTTATGATGTCTCAGGTAGACCTTGCAAGGGAAGCTGCCCAGTTGAGCcgtttcaattataattttcgTAGGTGGAAGGATGTTTCTTTTCCGAAGCCTGTTTATCCACTTGTACATCCAGCTGTTTTGGTGGAAACATTCGAGCCAGGGGATAGCGTTGCTTACTACGTAGATGAACTTGACGGACATGAACGACTCAAAAGATCCCTTGCACACATTGGAACTCATGCACTTCTCAAAATGCTTCTG GTGGACAACTTTATTCATGCGGACATGCATCCTGGAAATATCCTTGTCCGGGTAGCTCGAAGCAAATCTTCTCGGAAGAGGCTCTTTAAATCAAAGCCTCATGTCATTTTCCTTGATGTAGGCATGACTGCAGAACTGTCTGGAAGTGATAGGGTTAATTTGGTGGATTTTTTTAAGGCTGTTGCTCGCCGAGATGGTCGTACAGCAGCAGAGTGTACACTTCGATTGTCTAAGCAACAGAACTGCCCTAAGCCAGAGGCCTTCATAAAG GAAGTGACAGAGTCATTTGACTTCTGGGGTACTCCAGAAGGTGATGTAGTCCATCCTGCAGAGTGCATGGAGCAATTGCTTGAGAAAGTTCGCCGTCATAAAGTTAATATTGATGGGAATGTATGCACTGTGATGGTTACCTTTTTGGTTCTTGAG GGTTGGCAGCGGAAGCTTGACCCAGACTATGATGTGATGCATACTCTACAGACTCTTCTACTTAAAGCTGATTGGGCCAAGTCACTTACCTACACCATTGAAGGACTCATGGCTCCATAG